Proteins from a genomic interval of Trifolium pratense cultivar HEN17-A07 linkage group LG6, ARS_RC_1.1, whole genome shotgun sequence:
- the LOC123892642 gene encoding acyl-coenzyme A oxidase 4, peroxisomal-like — protein sequence MTRSNPDDKNGKMPSYFNLPPLDVSLAFPQATPASTFPPCASDYFQYDDLLKPEEKAIRLKVRACMEKEIAPIMTKYWEKAEFPFHAIPKLAELGISGGTIKGYGCPGLSITGSAIATAEVARVDASCSTFILVHSSLAMLTIALCGSEAQKQKYLPSLAQLKTIACWALTEPDYGSDASALKTIATKVEGGWILEGQKRWIGNSTFADLLVIFARNTSTNQINGYIVKKDAPGLTVTKIENKIGLRIVQNGDIVMKKVFVPDEDRIEGVNSFQDTNKVLAVSRVMVAWQPIGISMGIYDMCHRYLKERKQFGAPLASFQINQQKLVQMLSNVQAMILVGWRLCKLYESGKMTPGHASLGKSWITLRARETAALGRELLGGNGILSDFLVAKAFCDLEPIYTYEGTYEINTLVTGREVTGFASFKPATQRSKM from the exons ATGACTCGTTCCAATCCAG ATGATAAGAATGGAAAGATGccttcatattttaatttgccACCACTTGATGTCTCTTTGGCATTTCCACAAGCAACTCCAGCCTCTACTTTTCCTCCTTGTG CTTCAGATTATTTTCAATATGATGACTTGTTGAAACCGGAGGAGAAGGCCATTAGGTTGAAAGTGAGAGCGTGTATGGAAAAAGAAATTGCTCCCATAATGACCAAG tattgGGAGAAAGCCGAATTCCCATTTCATGCTATTCCAAAGCTTGCTGAACTGGGTATTTCTGGTGGCACAATCAAG GGTTATGGTTGTCCTGGACTTTCAATAACTGGAAGTGCTATTGCTACGGCAGAAGTTGCTAGAGTTGATGCAAGTTGTTCAACTTTCATTTTAGTTCATTCATCCTTGGCAATGCTCACTATTG CATTGTGTGGGTCTGAAGCTCAGAAGCAAAAGTATCTACCTTCGTTGGCACAGCTAAAAACTATAGCTTGTTGG GCTTTGACTGAACCTGACTATGGAAGTGATGCCAGTGCTTTGAAGACCATAGCAACTAAG GTGGAAGGTGGTTGGATTCTTGAGGGCCAAAAGCGGTGGATAGGAAACAGTACATTTGCTGATTTGTTGGTTATCTTCGCCAGGAATACCtcaacaaatcaaataaatgg ATATATCGTAAAAAAGGATGCACCTGGTTTAACTGTCACAAAAATAGAGAATAAAATTGGACTTAGAATCGTACAAAATGGTGACATTGTTATGAAGAAAGTTTTTGTCCCTGATGAGGACAGAATAGAAGGAGTAAATTCTTTTCAGGATACAAACAAG GTACTTGCTGTTTCACGTGTGATGGTTGCTTGGCAACCTATTGGTATATCAATGGGCATCTATGATATGTGTCACAG GTACCTAAAGGAGAGGAAACAATTTGGAGCACCATTAGCATCTTTCCAAATCAACCAGCAGAAACTTGTTCAAATGCTCAGCAATGTTCAAGCAATGATTCTTGTTGGTTGGCGTCTATGCAAGTTGTATGAAAGTGGTAAAATGACCCCTGGTCATGCTAGCTTAGGGAAG TCATGGATCACCTTGAGGGCAAGAGAAACAGCTGCTTTGGGGAGAGAATTGCTTGGAGGAAATGGAATTTTGTCTGATTTTCTAGTGGCTAAG GCATTTTGTGACTTAGAACCTATCTACACCTACGAAGGCACGTATGAAATCAATACTTTGGTCACAGGAAGAGAAGTTACTGGTTTTGCCAGCTTTAAGCCAGCTACACAAAGAAGTAAAATGTGA
- the LOC123892644 gene encoding protein ZW2-like, with protein MTDANVAAFDEFLHGWIIRQRNYLDELLSAQQQQQELDDSDRRNLLNRVLYHYGQYYEEKSKIAHQNILLLFSPPWFSSLERAFLWVAGFKPGLTFQLVNKTLEDLSEDQRQRLSELKQETKMKERELNDELAKVHESMAGLPLVDMIRSHGRVCLSRSFMAEEGTVPSTVKETLENLVTNADTLRTETALRVVQMLKPAQVLNFFVAVAQLQLKIRSLGLDKDAQSENQG; from the coding sequence ATGACTGATGCAAATGTTGCTGCATTTGATGAATTTCTCCATGGATGGATTATTCGTCAAAGAAACTATCTTGATGAGCTTCTCTCAgctcaacaacagcaacaagaGTTGGATGATTCTGATAGAAGGAATTTGTTAAACAGGGTACTCTATCACTATGGACAATACTATGAAGAGAAATCAAAGATAGCCCATCAAAATATTCTCCTTCTTTTCTCACCACCATGGTTTAGTTCATTGGAAAGAGCCTTTCTTTGGGTAGCAGGGTTCAAACCAGGACTTACATTTCAACTTGTGAACAAAACTTTGGAGGATTTGTCAGAGGATCAGAGGCAGAGGTTGAGTGAACTCAAACAAGAGACAAAGATGAAGGAGAGAGAACTCAATGATGAATTGGCTAAGGTTCATGAGAGTATGGCAGGTCTACCACTTGTTGACATGATTAGAAGCCATGGAAGAGTGTGTTTGAGTAGGTCATTCATGGCAGAGGAAGGTACAGTTCCAAGTACAGTGAAGGAAACATTGGAGAATCTGGTAACAAATGCTGATACTTTGAGGACTGAGACAGCTTTGAGAGTTGTGCAGATGTTGAAACCAGCTCAGGTTCTCAACTTTTTTGTTGCTGTGGCTCAGCTTCAACTCAAGATCAGGTCTTTGGGTTTGGATAAGGATGCTCAGAGTGAAAACCAAGGTTGA